One Terriglobales bacterium genomic window carries:
- a CDS encoding carboxypeptidase regulatory-like domain-containing protein, which produces MAGSRPTDDMFSGVFVQRAKGGLVMTQAMKACLVIFVMLLMAGDAAAQSAATAQLHVTVKDPKGAVVKNATVTARDDARNTERVATNNVEGEYQILAIPPGQYTITVQAPGFAKTVARDVTLTIGQTAEVPMTLRVAAVESVVNVSAEAELIETQRTVSTTTIDQERIENLPINGRNYINFALTDSKLARDTAPSIGAAPTSGLNFGGQRARANLVNVDGTDAVDNSTNGIRSTVSQEAVQEFQIMTNGYAAEYGRASGGVVNIITRSGSNDFHGSLYGYLRNRDFQAVNPFSNVSNPAYTRVQAGATAGGAIRKDKTFYYFSFETTRRHETGFSTIGADNFGLLPIPTPLGTLQLTPTQAAFLQSPTLVGYLTNPSVLVRTTANTLVGNYLALAGGGAGIAINGVLPAGVAAAGHFPALNLFPTSGAPLPASFMPLLNQEGNYPVFEGTSIYSLRLDQKLSANNQLMLRANVSPSTVNGIQVQGQNQNFGQNGYSRTALQQFRDFAITAQETAALSNNKINEFRFQYARRGLLFDFNTLTPTGPNAAVNIAGFAFIGREPFSFIRRTEKRYQFTDSFTWSVGSHAIKFGGDFNRLPVVADFTVNFGGVYNFDELSAPSSLQNVLPGLVFPSLSAVQAYGMGIPQNFIQGIGNPHAEFVNTPLGFFIQDSWRVKPNLTLNYGVRYDVELVPGSPALNAISVPAYKALGLANGIPQDNNNVAPRIGVAWDPWKDGKTVVRASYGLFYDHPLLGLQFLAQATDGAGTPQVLLLGTNPCGAPDPANPVKTIVGGMTATSTFQGTVKSCLGPFGSFSDAFGYNPAQQRFTADLPNSLWINQNYLAPAIPVAPNVSFPTPLGFLPFGFPLSSNFQYAYSNQANLSVEHDLGNGYAVNIAYNFNGGRHLNRPVNSNTPHGDLVWANYINDGGSPLNPLNALAVQDCGIIGGKTVVPATLANFFRPSGMNPALVPWFSVVPAVGTTTNCTAFTAAFLASKGLGVDASGKPLPTIPFADMAAQHSSGSSVYHALTVNLRKRFSNHYEFLASYTWSHAIDDSTDLESPLSPQDAYDLRAERSNSTFDQRHRFVFSGVYQTGKRSGSGFISKLGSDWTFSPIIEVASGRPFTVFTAVSTRNFQFAPNSARPNIVAPNAPVTACGDQAFTSPFIAGVAFQLPCPANGSFDGNEGRNQFNKPYTLFNDLRVARRIAITERIGLDAIVDIFNLVNKFNVADVNPLYTEAGRPTAAFDPRQFQFALKLTW; this is translated from the coding sequence ATGGCTGGGAGTCGGCCGACCGACGACATGTTCTCCGGTGTGTTCGTTCAGCGTGCGAAAGGCGGGTTGGTGATGACGCAAGCTATGAAGGCATGCCTGGTGATTTTTGTGATGTTGCTGATGGCGGGCGACGCCGCCGCGCAATCAGCTGCGACAGCGCAGCTTCATGTCACCGTGAAAGATCCCAAAGGCGCGGTGGTAAAGAACGCGACCGTTACTGCACGTGACGACGCGAGAAACACGGAGCGTGTCGCCACCAATAACGTCGAAGGCGAGTATCAGATCCTGGCCATCCCCCCGGGGCAGTACACGATCACGGTGCAGGCGCCCGGGTTCGCGAAGACGGTGGCGAGGGACGTTACATTGACCATCGGACAGACGGCCGAGGTGCCGATGACTTTGCGTGTGGCGGCGGTGGAGTCCGTCGTCAACGTGAGCGCCGAAGCGGAGCTGATTGAGACGCAGCGCACCGTCTCCACCACGACCATCGACCAGGAGCGCATCGAGAACCTGCCGATCAACGGGCGCAACTACATCAACTTCGCGCTGACGGATTCCAAGCTGGCGCGCGACACCGCTCCCAGCATCGGAGCCGCGCCAACCTCGGGGCTGAACTTCGGCGGACAGCGCGCGCGCGCCAACCTGGTCAACGTGGATGGCACCGACGCGGTGGACAATTCCACGAACGGCATCCGGTCCACGGTTTCGCAGGAGGCGGTACAGGAATTCCAGATCATGACCAACGGCTACGCGGCCGAGTATGGCCGGGCGTCCGGCGGCGTAGTCAACATCATCACCCGTTCCGGCAGCAACGACTTCCACGGCAGCCTCTACGGCTACCTGCGCAATCGCGATTTTCAGGCGGTGAATCCGTTCAGCAACGTGTCGAACCCGGCCTACACCAGGGTCCAGGCGGGCGCCACGGCGGGCGGCGCGATTCGGAAAGACAAGACGTTTTATTACTTTTCGTTTGAAACCACGCGGCGGCACGAGACTGGCTTCTCGACCATCGGCGCCGACAATTTCGGGCTTTTGCCGATTCCGACGCCGCTGGGAACGCTGCAGTTGACGCCGACCCAAGCCGCTTTCCTGCAGAGTCCGACGCTTGTGGGTTATCTTACCAACCCGAGCGTGCTGGTCCGGACGACAGCCAATACCTTGGTGGGCAACTACCTGGCATTGGCCGGCGGGGGCGCGGGTATCGCGATCAATGGCGTACTTCCAGCGGGAGTAGCCGCCGCCGGGCATTTCCCGGCACTGAATCTTTTCCCCACCTCCGGCGCTCCGCTGCCGGCGTCATTTATGCCGCTGCTCAACCAAGAGGGCAACTATCCCGTATTCGAAGGCACCAGCATTTATTCCTTGCGCCTGGACCAGAAACTCAGCGCCAACAACCAACTCATGTTGCGCGCCAACGTGAGTCCGAGCACGGTCAACGGAATCCAGGTACAGGGGCAAAACCAAAACTTCGGCCAGAACGGGTACTCGCGCACCGCGCTGCAGCAGTTTCGCGATTTTGCCATCACCGCGCAAGAGACGGCGGCGCTGAGCAACAACAAGATCAACGAGTTCCGGTTTCAGTATGCGCGCCGCGGCCTGCTGTTTGACTTCAACACTTTGACTCCAACCGGCCCGAATGCCGCCGTCAACATAGCGGGTTTCGCTTTCATTGGACGCGAGCCGTTTTCCTTCATCCGGCGCACGGAAAAGCGTTACCAGTTCACCGACAGTTTCACCTGGTCGGTGGGCAGCCACGCCATCAAGTTCGGCGGTGACTTCAACCGGCTTCCGGTGGTCGCCGATTTCACAGTCAATTTCGGCGGTGTCTACAATTTTGACGAATTATCGGCGCCGTCAAGTCTGCAGAACGTCCTGCCGGGGCTGGTATTTCCCAGTTTAAGCGCGGTGCAGGCGTACGGCATGGGGATCCCGCAGAATTTCATCCAGGGCATTGGGAATCCGCATGCGGAGTTCGTCAACACGCCACTGGGGTTCTTCATCCAGGACTCATGGCGCGTCAAGCCGAACCTGACATTGAACTACGGCGTCCGCTATGACGTGGAATTGGTTCCGGGATCGCCTGCGTTGAACGCCATCTCGGTACCGGCGTACAAGGCGCTCGGTCTCGCCAACGGCATCCCGCAGGACAACAACAATGTCGCCCCTCGCATAGGTGTCGCGTGGGACCCGTGGAAAGACGGCAAGACGGTGGTCCGCGCATCGTATGGTTTGTTCTACGATCATCCGCTGCTCGGCCTGCAGTTCCTCGCGCAGGCCACCGACGGGGCGGGAACCCCGCAGGTTCTGCTGCTCGGTACCAACCCGTGCGGCGCTCCTGATCCAGCGAATCCCGTCAAGACGATCGTGGGCGGGATGACGGCCACCAGCACGTTCCAAGGAACGGTGAAAAGCTGCCTGGGACCGTTCGGTTCATTCTCGGACGCGTTTGGTTACAACCCCGCCCAGCAGCGCTTCACCGCCGATCTGCCGAATTCACTGTGGATCAACCAAAACTACCTGGCTCCGGCAATTCCAGTGGCACCCAATGTGAGTTTCCCGACGCCGCTGGGCTTCCTGCCTTTCGGGTTCCCGCTGTCGAGCAATTTCCAGTACGCCTATTCCAACCAGGCGAACCTGTCGGTGGAACACGACTTGGGTAACGGCTACGCCGTGAACATCGCCTACAACTTCAACGGCGGCCGCCATCTAAACCGGCCGGTCAATTCCAATACTCCCCACGGCGATCTGGTGTGGGCCAACTACATCAACGACGGCGGCTCACCTCTGAATCCGTTGAATGCCCTGGCGGTCCAGGATTGCGGCATTATCGGCGGCAAGACGGTGGTGCCGGCCACGCTGGCTAATTTCTTCCGGCCTTCGGGCATGAATCCGGCGCTGGTGCCCTGGTTCAGCGTGGTGCCGGCAGTCGGCACGACCACCAACTGCACCGCGTTCACAGCCGCGTTCCTGGCGTCGAAAGGGCTGGGGGTGGATGCCTCCGGCAAGCCGCTGCCTACCATCCCCTTCGCCGACATGGCGGCCCAGCATTCCAGCGGCAGCTCGGTCTATCACGCGCTCACCGTGAACCTGCGCAAGCGCTTCAGCAACCACTATGAGTTCCTGGCGTCCTACACCTGGTCGCACGCCATTGACGATTCCACCGACCTGGAATCGCCGCTGTCGCCCCAGGACGCATACGACCTGCGCGCCGAGCGGTCCAATTCCACCTTCGATCAGCGGCACCGCTTCGTTTTCAGTGGCGTCTACCAGACAGGAAAGCGGAGCGGCAGTGGATTCATCAGCAAGCTCGGCAGCGACTGGACCTTCTCCCCCATCATCGAAGTGGCGTCGGGCCGGCCGTTCACGGTCTTCACCGCAGTTTCCACGCGCAACTTCCAATTCGCACCCAATTCGGCCCGGCCCAACATCGTGGCTCCGAATGCGCCGGTCACTGCGTGCGGCGACCAGGCTTTTACCTCGCCGTTTATAGCCGGGGTGGCGTTCCAGTTGCCCTGTCCGGCCAACGGCAGCTTCGACGGCAACGAGGGGCGGAACCAGTTCAACAAGCCCTACACCCTTTTCAACGATCTGCGGGTGGCGCGT
- a CDS encoding isoaspartyl peptidase/L-asparaginase, which translates to MSEQPILLIHGGAWAIPEDMVEAHRKGVRKAADTGWHVLERGGSALDAVEAAIVVMEDDETFDAGRGSFLTRDGRVQLDALMMDGRTLRAGGVGCVEHIRNAIHAARKVLEESVHVYLVAQGAEEFAQAHGIELCANEELVIPREVERLKQSQKKEVAGEKHEIFASPTTSHDTVGAVALDAGGNIAAGTSTGGTLNKTPGRVGDSSLIGCGCFADNESAACSTTGWGEPMMKLVLAKWAADQVMAGGHPKKVAAAAIHYLHSRLHGHGGLILLDAKGCFGLAHKTPRMAWALRTPSRQEDGIKLDPTTLAS; encoded by the coding sequence TTGTCAGAACAACCGATTCTGTTGATCCACGGCGGCGCGTGGGCAATTCCCGAAGACATGGTCGAAGCCCATCGGAAGGGCGTCCGCAAAGCCGCGGATACCGGGTGGCATGTGCTGGAGCGCGGCGGGTCGGCACTGGATGCGGTGGAGGCGGCCATCGTCGTCATGGAAGACGATGAGACGTTTGATGCGGGAAGGGGAAGCTTCCTCACTCGCGACGGTCGCGTGCAACTCGATGCCCTAATGATGGACGGACGGACGCTGCGCGCCGGCGGGGTGGGCTGCGTCGAGCACATTCGGAATGCCATCCATGCCGCCCGCAAGGTGCTGGAAGAGAGCGTGCACGTTTACCTGGTGGCGCAGGGAGCGGAAGAATTTGCGCAGGCACATGGCATCGAGCTTTGCGCGAACGAGGAGTTGGTGATTCCGCGGGAAGTCGAGCGTCTGAAACAATCTCAGAAGAAGGAGGTGGCGGGCGAGAAGCACGAGATTTTTGCTTCGCCGACCACCTCGCACGACACCGTGGGGGCAGTCGCGCTGGATGCCGGCGGCAACATTGCCGCGGGGACCTCCACCGGAGGCACGCTGAACAAGACGCCGGGGCGTGTCGGCGATTCGTCCCTGATCGGCTGCGGGTGCTTCGCCGACAATGAAAGTGCCGCGTGCTCGACCACCGGCTGGGGCGAGCCGATGATGAAACTGGTGCTGGCGAAGTGGGCGGCGGACCAGGTCATGGCAGGCGGGCACCCAAAAAAGGTCGCAGCGGCGGCAATTCACTACTTGCACAGCCGCTTGCACGGGCACGGCGGCCTGATCCTGCTGGATGCGAAGGGATGTTTTGGACTGGCGCACAAAACGCCGCGCATGGCATGGGCGCTGCGCACACCGAGCCGGCAAGAAGACGGAATCAAGTTGGATCCAACGACGTTAGCGTCTTAG